The following are encoded together in the Pseudomonas xantholysinigenes genome:
- a CDS encoding 2-aminoadipate transaminase produces the protein MNQESISQSIAIVHPITLSHGRNAEVWDTAGKRYIDFVGGIGVLNLGHCNPAVVEAIQLQATRLTHYAFNAAPHGPYLELMARLSEFVPLSYPLAGMLTNSGAEAAENALKVARGATGKRAIVAFDGGFHGRTLATLNLNGKVAPYKQRVGELPGPVYHLPYPSADTGVTCEQALKAMERLFSVELAVEDVAAFIFEPVQGEGGFLALDPAFAQALRRFCDAHAILIIVDEIQSGFGRTGQRFAFTRLGIEPDLLLLAKSIAGGMPLGALVGRREIMDSLPKGGLGGTYSGNPIACAAALASLAQMTDENIATWGERQEQAIVARHARWQASGLCAALGRLTGVGAMRGLELVNADGSPAPAQLAKVLEAARARGLLLMPSGKARHIIRLLAPLTIEAEVLEEGLDILEQCLAELG, from the coding sequence ATGAATCAGGAAAGTATCAGCCAGTCCATCGCCATCGTTCACCCGATTACACTTTCCCATGGCCGTAATGCCGAAGTCTGGGACACCGCCGGCAAACGCTATATCGACTTTGTCGGCGGCATTGGCGTACTCAACCTGGGCCACTGCAACCCGGCGGTGGTCGAGGCGATCCAGTTGCAGGCCACGCGCCTGACCCACTATGCGTTCAACGCCGCGCCCCATGGCCCGTACCTGGAACTGATGGCACGCCTGAGCGAGTTCGTCCCGCTCAGCTACCCCTTGGCCGGCATGCTCACCAACAGTGGCGCGGAAGCGGCGGAGAACGCGCTGAAGGTCGCCCGTGGCGCCACTGGCAAGCGCGCCATCGTCGCCTTCGACGGCGGCTTCCATGGCCGCACCCTGGCCACCCTCAACCTCAACGGCAAGGTCGCGCCCTACAAGCAGCGGGTCGGCGAGTTGCCCGGCCCGGTGTACCACCTGCCCTACCCCAGCGCCGACACCGGAGTGACCTGCGAGCAGGCGCTCAAGGCCATGGAGCGGTTGTTCAGCGTCGAACTGGCGGTGGAGGACGTGGCCGCGTTCATCTTCGAGCCGGTGCAGGGCGAAGGCGGCTTCCTCGCCCTCGACCCGGCCTTTGCCCAGGCCCTGCGCCGCTTCTGTGACGCGCACGCGATCCTGATCATCGTTGACGAGATCCAGTCCGGTTTCGGCCGTACCGGCCAGCGCTTCGCCTTCACCCGCCTCGGGATCGAGCCGGACCTGCTGTTACTGGCCAAGAGCATTGCCGGCGGCATGCCGCTGGGCGCGTTGGTCGGCCGCCGGGAAATCATGGACTCGCTGCCCAAGGGTGGCCTGGGCGGCACCTACTCCGGCAACCCGATCGCCTGTGCGGCGGCACTGGCCAGCCTTGCGCAGATGACCGATGAAAACATCGCCACCTGGGGCGAACGCCAGGAGCAGGCCATCGTCGCGCGCCACGCGCGCTGGCAGGCCAGCGGCCTGTGCGCCGCGCTCGGCCGCCTGACCGGCGTCGGCGCCATGCGCGGGCTGGAACTGGTCAATGCCGATGGCAGCCCGGCGCCGGCGCAACTGGCCAAGGTGCTGGAGGCGGCACGGGCCAGAGGGTTGCTGCTGATGCCCAGCGGCAAGGCGCGCCACATCATTCGCTTGCTGGCGCCGCTGACCATCGAGGCCGAGGTGCTCGAAGAAGGGCTGGATATCCTCGAGCAATGCCTGGCGGAGCTGGGCTGA